In the genome of Nycticebus coucang isolate mNycCou1 chromosome 12, mNycCou1.pri, whole genome shotgun sequence, one region contains:
- the CCNT1 gene encoding cyclin-T1 isoform X3 yields the protein MKTKADDRGAEENTSEQTILNMISQSSSDTTIAGLMSMSASSTTSAVPSLPVSEESSSNLSSVEMLQGERWLSSQPTFKLEPAQSHRTSENLALMGVDHSLQQDSSNAFISQKQNTKSVPSAKVSLKEYRAKHAEELAAQKRQLENMEANVKSQYAYAAQNLLSHHDSHSSVILKMPLEGSDNPERPFLEKADKTALKMRIPMAGGDKAGSSKPEEIKMRIKVHAAADKHNSLEDSITKSREYKEKHKTHPSNHHHHHNHHSHKHSHAQLPVVTGSKRPGDPKHSSQTSTLAHKTYSLSSSFSSSSSTRKRGPPEETGSAVFDHPAKIAKSTKSSSINFSFPPLPTMGQLPGHSSDTSGLPFSQPSCKTRVPHMKLDKGPSGANGHNTTQTIDYQDTVNMLHSLLSAQGVQPTQPPAFEFVHSYGEYLNPRAGGISSRSGNTDKPRPPPLPSEPPPPLPPLPK from the coding sequence atgaaaacaaaagcagatgACCGAGGAGCAGAAGAAAACACTTCTGAACAGACAATCCTCAATATGATCTCCCAGAGCTCTTCAGACACAACTATTGCAGGTTTAATGAGCATGTCAGCTTCTTCTACCACAAGTGCAGTGCCTTCTCTTCCAGTCTCTGAAGAGTCATCTAGCAACTTAAGCAGTGTGGAGATGTTACAGGGCGAGCGTTGGCTTTCCTCCCAACCTACTTTCAAACTAGAACCTGCTCAGAGTCATCGGACTAGTGAGAATTTAGCACTTATGGGAGTTGATCATTCCTTGCAGCAGGATAGTTCAAATGCATTTATTTCCCAGAAGCAGAACACTAAGAGTGTGCCATCAGCTAAAGTGTCACTGAAAGAATACCGTGCAAAGCATGCAGAAGAGCTGGCCGCTCAGAAAAGGCAATTGGAGAACATGGAGGCTAATGTGAAGTCACAGTACGCGTATGCTGCCCAGAATCTCCTGTCTCACCATGATAGCCATTCTTCAGTCATTCTGAAAATGCCCTTAGAGGGTTCAGACAACCCTGAACGGCCTTTTCTGGAAAAGGCCGACAAAACAGCTCTCAAAATGAGAATCCCAATGGCAGGTGGAGATAAAGCTGGCTCTTCAAAACCAGAGGAGATAAAAATGCGCATTAAAGTTCATGCTGCAGCTGACAAGCACAATTCTTTAGAGGACAGTATTACAAAGAGCCGAGAATACAAAGAAAAGCACAAGACTCACCCATctaatcatcaccaccatcataatCACCACTCACACAAGCACTCTCATGCACAACTTCCAGTTGTCACTGGGAGTAAACGTCCAGGTGATCCAAAACATAGTAGCCAGACAAGCACCTTAGCACACAAAACCTATAGCTTGTCtagttctttttcctcttccagttctACTCGTAAAAGGGGGCCCCCTGAAGAGACTGGAAGTGCAGTGTTTGATCATCCAGCCAAGATTGCTAAGAGTACTAAATCCTCTTCCATaaatttctccttccctccacttCCTACTATGGGCCAGTTGCCTGGGCATAGCTCAGACACAAGTGGCCTTCCCTTTTCACAGCCCAGCTGTAAAACTCGAGTTCCTCATATGAAACTAGATAAAGGGCCCAGTGGAGCCAACGGTCATAACACGACCCAGACAATAGACTATCAAGATACTGTGAATATGCTTCACTCCTTGCTCAGTGCCCAGGGTGTTCAGCCAACACAGCCCCCTGCGTTTGAATTTGTTCATTCTTATGGTGAATATCTGAATCCACGGGCTGGTGGAATCTCCTCCAGATCTGGCAATACAGACAAGCCCCGGCCACCACCTCTACCTTCAGAGCCACCTCCACCACTTCCGCCCCTTcctaagtaa
- the CCNT1 gene encoding cyclin-T1 isoform X2, translating to MHRFYMIQSFTQFHRNSVAPAALFLAAKVEEQPKKLEHVIKVAHTCLHPQESLPDTRSEAYLQQVQDLVILESIILQTLGFELTIDHPHTHVVKCTQLVRASKDLAQTSYFMATNSLHLTTFSLQYTPPVVACVCIHLACKWSNWEIPVSTDGKHWWEYVDATVTLELLDELTHEFLQILEKTPNRLKRIRNWRACQAAMKTKADDRGAEENTSEQTILNMISQSSSDTTIAGLMSMSASSTTSAVPSLPVSEESSSNLSSVEMLQGERWLSSQPTFKLEPAQSHRTSENLALMGVDHSLQQDSSNAFISQKQNTKSVPSAKVSLKEYRAKHAEELAAQKRQLENMEANVKSQYAYAAQNLLSHHDSHSSVILKMPLEGSDNPERPFLEKADKTALKMRIPMAGGDKAGSSKPEEIKMRIKVHAAADKHNSLEDSITKSREYKEKHKTHPSNHHHHHNHHSHKHSHAQLPVVTGSKRPGDPKHSSQTSTLAHKTYSLSSSFSSSSSTRKRGPPEETGSAVFDHPAKIAKSTKSSSINFSFPPLPTMGQLPGHSSDTSGLPFSQPSCKTRVPHMKLDKGPSGANGHNTTQTIDYQDTVNMLHSLLSAQGVQPTQPPAFEFVHSYGEYLNPRAGGISSRSGNTDKPRPPPLPSEPPPPLPPLPK from the exons TCTGTGGCTCCAGCAGCCTTGTTTCTAGCAGCTAAAGTAGAAGAGCAGCCAAAAAAATTGGAACATGTCATCAAGGTAGCACATACTTGTCTCCATCCACAGGAATCACTTCCTGATACTAGGAGCGAG GCTTACCTGCAACAAGTTCAAGATCTGGTGATTTTAGAAAGCATAATTTTGCAGACTTTAG gcttTGAACTAACAATTGATCACCCACATACACATGTAGTAAAGTGTACTCAACTTGTTCGAG caagcaAGGACTTAGCACAGACTTCGTACTTCATGGCAACCAACag CCTGCATTTGACCACATTTAGCCTGCAGTACACACCTCCTGTGGTGGCCTGTGTCTGCATTCATCTGGCTTGCAAGTGGTCCAACTGGGAGATCCCAGTCTCAACTGATGGGAAGCACTGGTGGGAGTATGTTGACGCCACTGTGACCTTGGAACTTTTAGATG agCTGACACATGAATTTCTGCAGATTCTGGAGAAAACTCCCAACAGACTCAAACGCATTCGGAATTGGAGG GCATGTCAGGCTGCCatgaaaacaaaagcagatgACCGAGGAGCAGAAGAAAACACTTCTGAACAGACAATCCTCAATATGATCTCCCAGAGCTCTTCAGACACAACTATTGCAGGTTTAATGAGCATGTCAGCTTCTTCTACCACAAGTGCAGTGCCTTCTCTTCCAGTCTCTGAAGAGTCATCTAGCAACTTAAGCAGTGTGGAGATGTTACAGGGCGAGCGTTGGCTTTCCTCCCAACCTACTTTCAAACTAGAACCTGCTCAGAGTCATCGGACTAGTGAGAATTTAGCACTTATGGGAGTTGATCATTCCTTGCAGCAGGATAGTTCAAATGCATTTATTTCCCAGAAGCAGAACACTAAGAGTGTGCCATCAGCTAAAGTGTCACTGAAAGAATACCGTGCAAAGCATGCAGAAGAGCTGGCCGCTCAGAAAAGGCAATTGGAGAACATGGAGGCTAATGTGAAGTCACAGTACGCGTATGCTGCCCAGAATCTCCTGTCTCACCATGATAGCCATTCTTCAGTCATTCTGAAAATGCCCTTAGAGGGTTCAGACAACCCTGAACGGCCTTTTCTGGAAAAGGCCGACAAAACAGCTCTCAAAATGAGAATCCCAATGGCAGGTGGAGATAAAGCTGGCTCTTCAAAACCAGAGGAGATAAAAATGCGCATTAAAGTTCATGCTGCAGCTGACAAGCACAATTCTTTAGAGGACAGTATTACAAAGAGCCGAGAATACAAAGAAAAGCACAAGACTCACCCATctaatcatcaccaccatcataatCACCACTCACACAAGCACTCTCATGCACAACTTCCAGTTGTCACTGGGAGTAAACGTCCAGGTGATCCAAAACATAGTAGCCAGACAAGCACCTTAGCACACAAAACCTATAGCTTGTCtagttctttttcctcttccagttctACTCGTAAAAGGGGGCCCCCTGAAGAGACTGGAAGTGCAGTGTTTGATCATCCAGCCAAGATTGCTAAGAGTACTAAATCCTCTTCCATaaatttctccttccctccacttCCTACTATGGGCCAGTTGCCTGGGCATAGCTCAGACACAAGTGGCCTTCCCTTTTCACAGCCCAGCTGTAAAACTCGAGTTCCTCATATGAAACTAGATAAAGGGCCCAGTGGAGCCAACGGTCATAACACGACCCAGACAATAGACTATCAAGATACTGTGAATATGCTTCACTCCTTGCTCAGTGCCCAGGGTGTTCAGCCAACACAGCCCCCTGCGTTTGAATTTGTTCATTCTTATGGTGAATATCTGAATCCACGGGCTGGTGGAATCTCCTCCAGATCTGGCAATACAGACAAGCCCCGGCCACCACCTCTACCTTCAGAGCCACCTCCACCACTTCCGCCCCTTcctaagtaa